Below is a genomic region from Henckelia pumila isolate YLH828 chromosome 3, ASM3356847v2, whole genome shotgun sequence.
taaaaatcagtCAAAGTCAATCAATTTTAAATATCTTAGATATAATAAAAACACCTCTCTCTCTCTTTTGTATTAACTTTTGGTTTCAAATGTCCTCCACCATCAGCCCCCACCTGCCTCAAACCGCCTTCATCCGCCCTCCGCCGCTGCCGCCATCAGCCAACACCTTAATTATCTTGTTAGTttgcatttatatatttattttcactTTGCCTAGAATGTATATATTGTATGAAACTTGTTTAggcataaatattatttaattacttATATTACACAAAAAAATTTGACTATTTGTAATTACATTGCATGATTATACATAATTGCCTATTAAaaattgctaaaaaattcaaccGCCAAGGCGGCCTAAGCTGTAGGCGGTAACTGGCCGCCCCGCCACCTCCTCCCGCCATTTACAACATTGCTCTTAAATGAGAATTGACCCATCATCTTTCCTTCACACGCCTCATTTCACTTAACAAATGAATCATGGTGTTGGAAATAGAAGTAAGACTGCAAGAGCCAAGAAAATGATCTTAACACAATATGAAGTTCTTGCAGGTAAAGAAAAGTTCAATGGCAGATGGCAGCTAATGCACCAAGCTAGGCTCGTCATATTCAAACTAAAAATCATGGCCAAACAGATTACATTTCAACTTAGCACTGCCCATTTGACTCAACAAAGATCTTTTTACTCTTCAATTACAAAATGTAGCTCACGTTGAGTCAATTGAGCATAAACTTTTTCCAAAGATCTAAAACAATAGACATGGGCATTGGCCCCATATAAATGATCTTTGTATATAAATTTACACCATGAATCTTGACAAAACAAGTTAAGGGATCATTCCGTGATAACAGAAGTTTAAAACTGACAGAATCTGCAACTACTATGATTTAAAATCTATGAGAAGTCTTACACTCAGTGCATGCAAAGCCATGACTGCTGATTGCTGATCCGCAAATGTTGCAAAAGCAAATGGCTGGAAACACACAAATCAGGTATATAGTTCTTTAGGCATTttcaaaaaaagagaagaaactgCTGTAATATAACAGaggttcaaaaaatcaaaatgatGAAACAATTCCAGCTAACTCAAACTAACGAGAAATAAATCAGTTTGAACGAAAATAATTCCTAGAAAAATAGTAATAACAgataagtaaaaataaaactctaATACAGCTGGGAACCCAACAGACACCCGACACCACACGAAATCAAATTAGCCATGCACCGTTTCTATGGCATTATGGCATGCCTAAATAAGATTTTGAGCAAGATAAAACAAGATCCGAAAAAGGAAGTCCAAAAAGATAACATTGGTGAAAGACTCTAATTCAAGCACTAAGCTACGGATCTCAGGCACCGAACACAGTTAATAAGCGTGATCATTTACACAAAAATGTCGCAAACGTGATTATATGAATAACAAACTGGCTCTTCACACATTTCCACgaccataattaaataatttaggcTCATTCAGCTCCTAATTCCCTTTTCTTTATTCATTTAGCAAGCTTAGGTAGTGAATTCCAAAAAATTTCTCCAACTAGCGAGCCACTAAAACAAAATCCTGGCATATACGCGTGATCATCACACAAAAATGTCGCAAACGTGATTATATGAATAACAAACTGGCTCTTCCCAAATTTCCATGACCATAATTTAATAATCTACGCTCATTCAGCTCCTAATTCCCTTTTCTTTACTCATTTAGCAAGCGTAGCTGCGTAGGTAGTGAATTCTAAAAATTTTCTCCAACTAGCTAGCCACTAAAGCAAAATCCTAGGCGCCATTTAAAAAATTGGACACAGTAGctagaataaaaaaattatttttttttgaaaaaatagaaaaatcaaATTCAGCATAAAAAATCGAATACTGAACTACTTCTAAGAAACATAAATTCATATACAGGTCATGCATACCTGACTATTAGATGAGGTAGGCGCGCGAAGGTTAGAGGACTGATATCCAGGGAATTCACGAAAAAGATTGTAAATTTCTCTGGGTTTTACATCTTCTGGAAGACCTGCGACGAAGAGCGTTCGCAGCTGATCGTTAGAGGACTGCGGATAGAGTGGCGGAGCGTAGGTGACAAATTGAGGTTGGACATGAATTGGATGAGAAACGGCAGATGGAGGTTGGTGAGACGTCCCCGGAGGTGGCGGCGGGGCGGGCTGGTAATATGGGTGGTGGATTGGTGGCGCGTAGTAAGGCGTGAGATCGTCCATGGAGATTCGAGTTCAAAGATCAACGAACCCTGATCTCCACCCCCTTCTCCTCAGAGAAAATGGAAATGGATCGGATCTGCACCTGGACCCATTATATTGAAACCTAGTAAAATGAATCGTTCAAAGTAAAAAGCCCATTTGGATTGCCTAAAGCCCCAAAATTAGGGAATTAACAACCCGTTTGGAAACggtagttttttattttaaaaagtgcttttttaagttgccttttaaaagtgttttttttaataaaaaaaactgtagtatttttgtgtttggataaacAAATGAAAAGCGCTTATTTAATTAATGAATGTGTTTGGATGAACACTATTTGTAGAACAATCTAAAAatataagaaaattaagaatgaCAAAATAAGGCCACGAATCATAACAATTATTAATAAAGATTGAAAATCTTGAAAAACATAACAATGATATATGTCAATATTTCAttgattataaattatttatataaaaacatCATTTTCAACGACCTTGTATAGGCAAAGAATTTCTTATGTCATCTCTAACTTCTTTCATATGTCTAATGTTTTTTTGTGTGGGCTCCTGCCATCTTGTACCTCCATCATCAACATAATCATTTTCACCATCTTGCtcaatttcttgtaaatcatcAATGTTTTCGAGTTGTTCAAGGATATCTCCAGTTGCATCGTATCGCCTTATGAAATTGTGCAAAGCAAAACATGCCACTATAATTTTGAATTGGGTACCCAAAGAAAATGTGGGCATATTTTATAATACCTTCCATCGTGCTTTGCACACTCCAAACGTTCTTTCAATAACCGTCCTTAGACTTGAATGGTAATAATTAAATACttcatttcttgatctgaaCTGTGGAGCCAATCGAAATTGAGGTAAATGATATCTAGTATCTCTATACGGTCCCATAAAGCCTTCGAAAGTAGGATAGCCGACATCAACTAGATAATACTTACCTAAAAAAATTGGAGTTAAGGTATGAATATAAATTTAAACGCTTAAAAAAAGAAGAGTAGAATCGAACCTTCAGGTGGGAGTGGAAAATGCAATTTTTCTCATCGCAAAGCCtctttaaaaattttagcatCATGAGCAGAACCTTCCCAATCAACCCATACAAAAGTAAAACACATGTCGAAGTTGCATACTGCCATTACATTTGTTGAAGTAAATCCTTTTCTTCTGATGAAATCAATTTGCTTACCAGGCGGAACACGAACATATATGTGTGTGCCATCAATAGCCCCTATACAATCTTTAAAATAAGGCCAGTATCTTTTATCATTCTTAATATATCTAGGAACATCTGTAAATTTAGCATCGATAGGTTTGATGATATCTCTCGACAGCTTTCATATAGACTTCAAAACAATATGAAATTGTCTTAAAACAGTTTTCCCCGAGTGCTGAAAACGCTCTTGAACATTTCTAACTGACGCAGGTTGACCCATCATATACAAAAATAATCCTACTTGTTCATAAATATCAACTCCTCTTGTTGGCTGTAAGCTATATTTTTTGTGTAAATCGTCACATAGTTTATAAAACACATGTTTCCCCATTCTAAATATTTCAAAGCATCGTGTCTCATTGCCATTCAATATCTCCGCCACCCATTGAGATCCCGATAACCATGATGTCCTACATTCTTCTTTAACAATATATTTCAAAGCATAATTCGCAACACCACACAATGACAACAAAAGCAATTTCTTTTTTGATATATGCGTATTTCTCATAGAATCAACGAAAATGTCTGAATCACTTGATGCATCAGAGTCATCTGATACGTTTGAATTTGAACTATCAGCCATCCtgtgaaaatttataaataaaaataaatataatacgCAAAACAATAGGCAAAAATGTATTATATTATTgcatcaaaaaaaattaaaatattacgaAATAAAGGTAATCCGTCAACAAAGAATCAAACAAgtcttctcaaaaaaaaaaaaccaaacaaGTGAAAATccaaataaatttcctaaaaaCAGAACTCATGTCAATAACGCTTCAAATCATCTTTGTTGAAAGTTGTTGCCCAACCAAACTGCAATTCTGGATCCTTCAGTCCGATGAATGTTTCTCTATTATGCTTTTTACCCAAAACTCTTGTTACTATGAAGAATTGCTCACAACCAACTACCATACCAGGCAAATTACGTAGAACCTCCAGACAATTTTCAATGCTAAATGGATCATCTTTTGTTGTTTCATAGATAGGCCTTTGATTCTCAAATTCTAGAAGCACACGATCAAGTTGATTAGCTAGCCTAGTGCCAATAGGTCCCCTTTTTTCTACACTCTCATTTCTCTTTCTTTTTCGTTGCTGCTTAGACGTACCTGCATCTATTGTTGAGTTTCCCATAACTTCTTGGGTTTCAGCATTAGTATAAGGATCATTTTGGAACTCTCCATCTAACTCAAAATCCCAATCATTTGTGTCATCATTCAAATTAGTATGGACTGGTTGATCCGCTGATGGTGCTATTGCAGCATATCCAGTTGATATAGAGCCTTTAAATACACATTCCAGTAAATCTAAATTCTTGGGTCCCCTCAATCTAAACTTTGCATACTCTGGATTTTCCTGAAATGTgacacataaataaataaataaataaataaataaataaataaataaataaataaataaataaataaataaaattttgatgaattatataaaataaattataaaaatttcgtACCTTAATTTTGTCCTCCCACCAACTATTATCAGCTTGCATGGTCATCTTATCATAATCCCAACCAAGACCTGTCTCATTATTTCCAATAAGTTATGCCCACActgcaaaatattttctcattgcatcccatttatttttaaattgtttttgatttaaAGAAACTCCTGTTCtctcacaaaattttgaaattaaatttgcatAACCTTCTTTGTTTAAATGTTCGGTAGGCTTATTGTCAGCTTCAATTTCCTCaacacaaatttttaaaaatatttcggTATTCTGATCAGTCAAATCTGCCTTATTATTCTCATCACCAGCAACTCTATTCCCATCACCGGCAACTCCAAGATCAATAGTCTCAATCATATATCTAGATACTTGAGTTGGATCTGATACTTCTCTTTTAGGAGCTAACTTTGAGTGCATTctatatttgaaaaataataattaataaaaataagatCAAATAATACTCCAAGTTAAGGgattaaaattatttgggtTTAAGAATAACCCAACCATAAATGGAACAGCAAACCCAAAGCAAAAACTTTGTTTTGACAAAATTGTTAATTATCTACTCAATTGTGAAAGGCACATTCTTTCACATCAGTATCCAAGCCTAAGCAGCATTGCCATTGATATCCGCGGAGTAAAGAGCCGACATCCATTGAAAATTAGAgaaaaactaaacaaaacaTAAATTTCTCATGCATTTATATTTACACCAATATGAGCTAAAAAATTCAACACATCGAAAGAATTGGCCCAGAATTAATCAAAATTGGGCAACAGATACCATGGAATCAATACAATAGTCATTCGAAAAACTCACAAATCCAAGAAACATCAAAACGAAAAAAAGCAAATCGAATGaaagaatataaaaaaaattgaagtataaTTTACCTTGTTTTTCCTTGGCACTTTTGATCGGCAGATTAGTAGAAGAAAAAATGTTTGCGCCGGCTAAAATATTTGGATGTTTAGCTTAATagctaaaataaaaattacaaaagcacttaaaaaagcCACATTTTTGGGCTTCTAAAAAAGCTCCAATTATAGCTTAATTAAGTGCTTATTAAAGCACTTAGAAGCTCGTTCAAACACTAAAATAATCATAAAagtgcttttttttttaaaaaaaagtgctTTTCCAAGATTCTCTACTATTTCTAAACGGGCTCTAAGACAATACCCAAATACGGCAAATTTCATGAGGTTAATGTTCTTGTGCTCATACATCGATCGAGATCAGAATGAGCATAAACTTATATACatgattttacaaaaaattcTATTATTTTGGGAAAAATATAGAACCCCTATTTTTGACGtagtcaaaatatttttttgtgggTATTCAACTTCTC
It encodes:
- the LOC140887134 gene encoding uncharacterized protein, with protein sequence MTMQADNSWWEDKIKENPEYAKFRLRGPKNLDLLECVFKGSISTGYAAIAPSADQPVHTNLNDDTNDWDFELDGEFQNDPYTNAETQEVMGNSTIDAGTSKQQRKRKRNESVEKRGPIGTRLANQLDRVLLEFENQRPIYETTKDDPFSIENCLEVLRNLPGMVVGCEQFFIVTRVLGKKHNRETFIGLKDPELQFGWATTFNKDDLKRY